The nucleotide sequence ATCTGACCCAATCTTGCCCGATGTGTGCTCATGGCCTGCCATGCCCTCCGTCAAATTACCCGGACACATTCGTCGTAACCGCCGTCTCCGCAGCCGTCAGACGGGAACCCGACGTATTGATGCCTCGAATGGCCATCTCGACGTCATGCGGGTTGCTGGCGCTTTCCATGGCCATTTCGTGGCTGATGTATTGCTGGCGAAGCAGTATCAGAATGGATTGATCGAACGTTTGCATTCCGTGCGCGCCTCGATCATCCTCCAGTAATCCTTGCAGCATGTGCATTTTATCCGGATCCGCCAGACACTCCCGAATCGCCGCCGTATTCACCAGAACTTCCACGATCGGAACTCGACCGTTCCGGTCGGCTCGCGGCACCAACCGTTGACTGACCAGCGCCTGTATGGTTCCCGACAGGATAGACCGCACCTGCCCCTGTTCATTCAAGGGGAAGAATGAGATGATTCGGTTGATCGCCTCCACGGCGTTCAACGTATGCAACGTCGTGAGCACCAGATGCCCGGTCTCGGCGGCCTGCAACGCGACCTTCATCGTTTCGTGATCGCGAATCTCACCCACCATAATGACGTCCGGATCTTCACGAAGCGCGTGCGTCAGCGCGGAGTGAAAGCTCCGCGTATCTATGGCGACCTCACGCTGCGCAATGAGGGACTTCTTGTTGCTGAACAGATACTCGATCGGATCTTCGATGGTCAGGATGTTCGCGCTGCGACGACTGTTGATATACTCGATAATGGCGGCCAGCGTGGTGGACTTGCCCGAACCGGTCGCTCCGGTCAAGAGAACGATTCCCCGCCTTAGGGTGGCGATCCGCTCCATCACCGGCGGCAGCATTAGTTCCTCAAAGGTCGGAATCAGGGTCTTGATCGAGCGAATGGCCAGACCCGGAGTTCCCTTCTGAAAGTAGACGTTGACACGAGTCCGGCCATGGCCGGGAACGCTCACGGCAAGATCCAGTTCTTTCTCTTGATACAGAGTCTCGATCTGCGGCGGCGTCAGAATTTCCTTCAGAAACGCCTCCATTTCCGCTCCCGTAATCCGCTCCGAGCGCGTGGCATACAGCTCGCCGTCTATGCGGAGGACGGGCAACGATCCGACCCGCAGATGAAGATCCGACGCCTTCTTCACGAACAGAAGTTCCAATAAGCCGCGTACGTCCATAATGTCTTTGCCGACCTGCTCCGTCTGGTTTTCCGATCTCCTACCCGATGTCCGTGGGACGCCCGCGATCAGGACGCCGTTTCGCCGCTCCCCAGCCGATCGCTCAATTCGGATATCCGTTCCTCGACGTCTCCATAGGAAGGATTCCGCTCGCGAACGGCCTCGAAATGGGACAGCGCTTCCCTCAAATTCCCCAGCAGCTCGTGTAAGTTGCCGATTTGGAAGCC is from bacterium and encodes:
- a CDS encoding PilT/PilU family type 4a pilus ATPase; this translates as MDVRGLLELLFVKKASDLHLRVGSLPVLRIDGELYATRSERITGAEMEAFLKEILTPPQIETLYQEKELDLAVSVPGHGRTRVNVYFQKGTPGLAIRSIKTLIPTFEELMLPPVMERIATLRRGIVLLTGATGSGKSTTLAAIIEYINSRRSANILTIEDPIEYLFSNKKSLIAQREVAIDTRSFHSALTHALREDPDVIMVGEIRDHETMKVALQAAETGHLVLTTLHTLNAVEAINRIISFFPLNEQGQVRSILSGTIQALVSQRLVPRADRNGRVPIVEVLVNTAAIRECLADPDKMHMLQGLLEDDRGAHGMQTFDQSILILLRQQYISHEMAMESASNPHDVEMAIRGINTSGSRLTAAETAVTTNVSG